A genomic region of Chlorobaculum parvum NCIB 8327 contains the following coding sequences:
- a CDS encoding cysteine-rich CWC family protein, translating to MTHNDHPGEGVPKTVVCPMCGEQFTCGMSTSCWCATRVVPDSVRNYLAERYETCVCSTCLDRLIAEAKGE from the coding sequence ATGACACACAACGATCATCCCGGAGAAGGCGTGCCGAAAACCGTCGTTTGCCCGATGTGCGGTGAGCAATTTACCTGCGGCATGTCCACCTCATGCTGGTGCGCCACGCGCGTGGTGCCCGATTCGGTCAGGAACTACCTCGCCGAACGCTACGAAACCTGCGTCTGCAGCACCTGCCTCGACCGGCTCATTGCTGAAGCGAAGGGGGAGTGA
- a CDS encoding MBL fold metallo-hydrolase, producing the protein MKLTILTDNQAAPGLACEHGFAVLIETGGKRILFDTGQLGAFDANCRALGIDLSDIDIIVLSHGHYDHTGNLADVLRIADRATLYLHPSALVERYSIRNGKPKPIDMPEAAKQAIDELPKERIVWVSEPTRLTDGVFLTGPVPRQTTFEDTGGPFFFDPDGKTPDPIEDDLSLWIEKPEGLTVLAGCCHSGIVNTLDYIESITGQKRIATLIGGMHLSAASPERLDRTVASLAERDIARLIPCHCTGEAAAERFSKELPYPVEAGYAGMVVELGKK; encoded by the coding sequence ATGAAACTGACCATTCTCACCGACAACCAGGCCGCACCCGGACTTGCCTGCGAACACGGCTTCGCGGTGCTGATTGAAACCGGCGGCAAGCGCATCCTTTTCGACACCGGCCAGCTCGGCGCATTCGACGCAAACTGCCGCGCGCTCGGCATCGACTTGTCGGACATCGACATCATCGTGCTCAGCCACGGCCACTACGACCACACCGGCAACCTCGCCGACGTGCTCCGAATCGCCGACCGCGCCACGCTCTACCTCCACCCGTCAGCGCTCGTCGAACGCTACAGCATCCGCAACGGCAAGCCCAAACCCATCGACATGCCCGAAGCCGCCAAGCAGGCAATTGACGAACTGCCGAAAGAGCGAATCGTGTGGGTTAGCGAACCGACGCGCCTGACCGATGGCGTCTTCCTGACCGGCCCGGTCCCCCGCCAGACAACCTTCGAGGATACCGGCGGCCCGTTTTTCTTTGATCCGGACGGAAAAACGCCTGACCCCATTGAAGACGATCTGTCGCTCTGGATCGAGAAGCCGGAAGGCCTGACCGTGCTCGCAGGATGTTGCCATTCCGGCATCGTCAACACGCTTGACTACATCGAGAGCATCACCGGGCAAAAACGGATCGCGACGCTTATCGGCGGAATGCACCTCTCGGCAGCCAGCCCGGAGCGCCTCGACCGCACCGTAGCATCGCTCGCCGAGCGCGACATCGCCCGCCTCATTCCCTGCCACTGCACCGGGGAGGCAGCCGCAGAACGCTTCAGCAAAGAGCTGCCGTATCCAGTAGAGGCGGGTTATGCAGGCATGGTGGTGGAGTTAGGGAAAAAGTGA
- a CDS encoding GyrI-like domain-containing protein translates to MDFECQFVCELKELAPVPAIVIRTRVAVSEIGPLFDSGFREIRQVLESQGKQPSAPSFARYYDMSEGSLDVEFGYPVDGNVQVSGRVVSASTPSGKAATCLYIGPYSEIEPAYSALMKWIAENSLEMNGEAYEIYLDDPFETPPEKLRTQIHLLLRED, encoded by the coding sequence ATGGATTTTGAATGTCAGTTCGTCTGCGAGCTGAAAGAGCTTGCGCCCGTTCCCGCCATTGTTATTCGCACACGCGTAGCCGTGTCTGAAATCGGGCCTTTGTTCGACTCCGGCTTTCGCGAGATCAGGCAGGTGCTTGAAAGCCAGGGCAAGCAACCTTCAGCCCCGTCTTTTGCGCGGTATTACGATATGAGTGAAGGATCGCTCGATGTCGAATTCGGTTATCCCGTCGACGGAAACGTTCAGGTCAGTGGCCGGGTGGTCTCCGCCTCGACGCCTTCCGGCAAAGCGGCAACCTGCCTCTATATCGGGCCTTACAGCGAAATCGAGCCTGCGTACAGTGCGCTCATGAAGTGGATTGCCGAGAACAGTCTCGAGATGAATGGCGAGGCCTACGAAATTTACTTGGACGACCCTTTCGAAACGCCACCTGAAAAGCTCAGGACGCAGATTCATCTGTTGCTGCGCGAAGATTAA
- a CDS encoding ATP-binding cassette domain-containing protein, which produces MPQPTTDIAIQTDRLTRSFGSLVAVNELNLTVRSSEIFGLLGPNGAGKTTTIKMLTTMLPPTSGAATVAGHSILGDSIGVRKRIGYVSQMISADGALTGFENLLLFARIYNVPRRERTRRIDEALAFMGLTDARDKLVRTYSGGMIRRLEIALSMLHRPEVLFLDEPTIGLDPAARLQVWKRLKELLKTFGTTILLTTHDMEEAEELCDRIAIMKEGVIAAEGSAKELKHRAGTDSMNQVFIHFAGEFSDSKPNFRDINRTRRTAKRLG; this is translated from the coding sequence ATGCCGCAACCGACAACCGACATCGCCATCCAGACCGACCGGCTCACCCGCTCGTTCGGCTCGCTCGTGGCCGTTAACGAGCTAAATCTGACGGTGCGGTCGAGCGAGATTTTCGGGTTGCTCGGGCCGAACGGGGCGGGCAAGACGACGACGATCAAGATGCTCACCACCATGCTGCCGCCGACGAGCGGTGCGGCGACGGTCGCCGGGCACAGCATCCTCGGCGACAGCATCGGCGTGCGCAAGCGTATCGGCTACGTGTCGCAGATGATTTCGGCGGACGGGGCGCTGACCGGCTTCGAGAACCTGCTGCTCTTCGCCCGCATCTACAACGTGCCGCGCCGCGAGCGCACCCGACGCATCGACGAAGCGCTCGCCTTCATGGGCCTCACCGACGCGCGAGACAAGCTGGTGCGCACCTACTCCGGCGGCATGATCCGGCGGCTCGAAATCGCCCTCTCGATGCTCCACCGGCCCGAGGTGCTCTTCCTCGACGAACCGACCATCGGCCTCGACCCAGCCGCCCGCCTCCAGGTCTGGAAGCGGCTGAAGGAGCTGCTCAAAACCTTCGGCACCACGATTCTGCTCACCACGCACGACATGGAGGAGGCCGAAGAATTGTGCGACCGGATCGCCATCATGAAGGAGGGAGTCATCGCCGCCGAAGGGTCGGCGAAAGAGCTGAAGCACCGCGCCGGAACAGACTCGATGAACCAGGTTTTCATTCACTTTGCAGGAGAGTTCAGTGACAGCAAGCCAAACTTCCGCGACATCAACCGCACTCGCCGGACGGCCAAACGGCTGGGCTGA
- a CDS encoding putative DNA modification/repair radical SAM protein, which produces MELQEKITILSGAARYDASCASSGSSREGSACGVGNTSQGGICHSWSDDGRCISLLKILLSNDCRYDCAYCVNRSSNPVPRASFTAREVVDLTMEFYRRNYIEGLFLSSAVNVSPDHTMEEMVRVAEILRNEERFGGYIHLKIIPGSSDELVRRAGLAADRISVNIELPSHESLQRLAPQKKKEAILAPMKLIGTEAGVSLVERRKSRKAPRFAPAGQSTQMIIGASPETDLQILQLSQGLYRKMNLKRVYYSAFVPVNEDNRLPVLSAPPLLREHRLYQADWLLRFYGFSPEEILSDDAPNLDESFDPKTAWALRHPEFFPVEINRADYATLLRVPGIGVVSAKRIIAARRFAPVTHEGMKKIGVVMKRAKYFITCSGRPFDKIDQQPARLRQRLLLGDGSEQKQPRQLVLPGLFA; this is translated from the coding sequence ATGGAGCTTCAGGAAAAAATCACCATCCTTTCAGGGGCGGCGCGCTACGATGCCTCGTGCGCTTCGAGCGGCAGCAGCCGCGAGGGGTCGGCGTGTGGCGTCGGCAACACCTCCCAAGGCGGCATCTGCCACTCGTGGTCGGATGACGGGCGCTGCATTTCACTCCTGAAAATCCTGCTCTCCAACGATTGCCGCTACGACTGCGCCTACTGCGTCAACCGCTCGTCCAACCCGGTGCCGCGCGCGTCGTTCACCGCGCGGGAGGTGGTCGATCTGACGATGGAGTTCTACCGGCGCAACTACATCGAGGGGCTGTTTCTCAGCTCGGCGGTCAACGTGAGTCCCGATCACACGATGGAAGAGATGGTGCGCGTCGCGGAGATTCTGCGCAACGAGGAGCGCTTCGGCGGCTACATCCATCTGAAAATCATTCCTGGCAGCAGCGACGAGCTTGTCCGCCGCGCCGGGCTTGCCGCCGACCGCATCAGCGTGAACATCGAGCTGCCGTCGCACGAGTCGCTGCAACGGCTTGCGCCGCAGAAGAAGAAGGAGGCGATTCTCGCTCCGATGAAGCTGATCGGCACGGAGGCGGGCGTCAGCCTCGTCGAGCGGCGCAAGAGCCGCAAGGCACCGCGCTTCGCCCCCGCCGGGCAGAGCACGCAGATGATTATCGGCGCGAGTCCCGAAACCGATCTGCAAATCCTCCAGCTCTCGCAGGGGCTGTACCGCAAGATGAACCTCAAACGCGTCTATTACTCCGCCTTCGTGCCGGTCAATGAAGATAACCGCCTGCCGGTGCTCTCCGCCCCGCCGCTCCTGCGCGAGCATCGGCTCTACCAGGCTGACTGGCTGTTGCGCTTCTACGGCTTTTCGCCGGAGGAGATTCTCTCCGACGACGCGCCGAACCTCGACGAATCGTTCGATCCCAAAACCGCCTGGGCGCTGCGCCATCCGGAGTTTTTCCCGGTCGAAATCAACCGCGCCGACTACGCCACCCTGCTGCGCGTTCCCGGCATTGGCGTCGTCTCCGCCAAACGCATCATCGCCGCGCGGCGCTTCGCGCCCGTCACGCACGAGGGGATGAAAAAGATCGGCGTGGTGATGAAGCGGGCAAAGTATTTCATTACCTGCTCGGGCCGCCCGTTCGACAAAATCGACCAGCAGCCCGCTCGCCTCCGCCAGCGCCTGCTGCTTGGTGACGGAAGTGAGCAGAAACAGCCACGGCAGCTCGTGTTGCCTGGGCTTTTCGCCTGA
- the glpK gene encoding glycerol kinase GlpK gives MAILSIDQGTTGTTCMIYDRSGNVLARAYRELTQCYPQAGWVEHDPKEIWQTVVECVVEVRGAYSGHIEAIGITNQRETTVVWDRRNGEPVHRAIVWQCRRTAELCNRYRGEEAAIRAKTGLPVDAYFSATKIRWILDAHPEADPSNLLFGTIDTWLIWKLTGGEVHATDLTNASRTLLFDIHERRWDAELCELFGVPLSMLPEVRPSMGGFGAVRAIPELDGVPIAGVAGDQQAALFGQCCFESGSVKNTYGTGCFMVMNTGDKCVSSSHGLLTTLALDGAGRSCYAVEGSVFIGGAVMQWLRDGLQLIGSAAESEAIARSVESNGGVYVVPAFVGLGAPHWNMEVRGTITGLTRGSSRVHIVRAALESIAYQSHDVFRAMVADTGIQPQSLTVDGGAVSNEFLMQFQADLLGVPVHRPRNIESTALGAACLAGLEAGVWNSADELRALNGVERVFTPAMPEAERETLLAGWQKALRQTLVS, from the coding sequence ATGGCCATTCTTTCCATCGACCAGGGCACGACCGGCACCACCTGCATGATCTACGACCGTTCGGGCAACGTGCTCGCCCGCGCGTATCGAGAGCTGACGCAATGCTACCCGCAGGCAGGGTGGGTCGAGCACGATCCGAAGGAAATTTGGCAAACGGTGGTCGAGTGCGTGGTCGAGGTGCGGGGCGCATATTCAGGTCACATCGAAGCCATCGGCATCACCAACCAGCGCGAGACCACCGTGGTGTGGGATCGGCGGAACGGAGAGCCGGTGCACCGTGCCATCGTCTGGCAGTGCCGCCGGACGGCGGAGCTTTGCAATCGTTATCGAGGCGAGGAGGCGGCGATTCGCGCGAAGACCGGGCTGCCGGTGGACGCCTACTTCAGCGCCACCAAGATTCGCTGGATTCTCGATGCGCACCCGGAGGCCGATCCGTCCAACTTGCTCTTCGGCACTATCGACACGTGGCTCATCTGGAAGCTGACCGGCGGAGAGGTTCACGCAACTGATCTGACGAATGCATCCCGCACGCTGCTGTTCGACATCCACGAGCGGCGGTGGGATGCGGAGCTGTGCGAGCTGTTCGGCGTGCCGCTGTCGATGCTGCCGGAGGTGCGTCCGTCGATGGGCGGGTTCGGCGCGGTGCGGGCGATTCCGGAGCTTGACGGCGTGCCGATTGCGGGCGTGGCGGGCGACCAGCAGGCGGCGCTCTTCGGGCAGTGCTGCTTTGAGTCGGGGTCGGTCAAGAACACCTACGGCACCGGCTGTTTCATGGTGATGAACACCGGAGACAAGTGCGTGAGTTCGAGCCACGGCCTGTTGACGACGCTCGCGCTCGACGGCGCTGGCCGGAGCTGCTACGCAGTGGAGGGGTCGGTGTTCATCGGCGGCGCGGTGATGCAGTGGTTGCGCGATGGCTTGCAACTCATCGGCAGTGCCGCCGAGTCCGAGGCGATTGCGCGGTCGGTCGAATCGAACGGCGGGGTTTACGTCGTGCCCGCGTTCGTCGGCCTTGGCGCACCGCACTGGAACATGGAGGTGCGGGGCACGATTACCGGCCTGACGCGCGGCTCGTCGCGGGTGCACATCGTTCGCGCGGCGCTGGAGTCGATCGCCTACCAGTCGCACGACGTTTTCCGCGCGATGGTGGCCGACACCGGAATCCAGCCGCAGTCGTTGACCGTCGATGGCGGTGCGGTGAGCAACGAGTTCCTGATGCAGTTCCAGGCCGACCTGCTCGGCGTGCCGGTGCACCGCCCGCGCAACATCGAATCGACCGCGCTCGGTGCGGCCTGCCTCGCGGGCCTCGAAGCCGGAGTGTGGAACTCCGCCGACGAACTGCGAGCGCTCAATGGCGTCGAACGGGTCTTCACCCCCGCAATGCCGGAGGCGGAACGGGAAACATTGCTGGCGGGCTGGCAAAAGGCGCTGAGGCAGACGTTGGTATCGTAA
- a CDS encoding ABC transporter permease — protein MTASQTSATSTALAGRPNGWAEKFDPAGFLRDTAAIVATELAKLRRDPSEILSRSIQPALWLLVFGQVFGRMRAIPTGKLDYFSFLAPGILAQSVLFIAIFYGINVIWEKDLGILQKLLASPAPRSALVFGKAVSAGMRAIAQAAIVYLMALVAGVHLNWSPLALGGVLVAIVLGAALFSTFSLMIACLVRSRERFMGIGQVMTMPLFFASNAIYPISIMPTWLKIVAHINPLSYQVDLLRALMVVGGTSTFGIGMDFLMLIGMLVALIVVTSKLYPTIVQ, from the coding sequence GTGACAGCAAGCCAAACTTCCGCGACATCAACCGCACTCGCCGGACGGCCAAACGGCTGGGCTGAAAAGTTCGACCCCGCCGGGTTCCTGCGCGACACGGCGGCCATCGTCGCCACCGAGCTGGCCAAGCTGCGCCGCGACCCGTCGGAAATCCTCAGCCGCTCGATCCAGCCCGCGCTCTGGCTGCTGGTCTTCGGCCAGGTCTTCGGGCGGATGCGCGCCATCCCCACCGGCAAGCTCGACTACTTCAGCTTCCTCGCGCCGGGCATCCTCGCGCAGAGCGTGCTCTTCATCGCGATCTTTTACGGCATCAACGTCATCTGGGAAAAAGACCTCGGCATTTTGCAGAAGCTGCTCGCCAGCCCCGCCCCGCGCAGCGCGCTCGTCTTCGGCAAGGCGGTCTCGGCGGGAATGCGCGCCATAGCGCAGGCAGCCATCGTCTATCTGATGGCGCTCGTCGCAGGCGTTCATCTGAACTGGTCGCCGCTCGCGCTCGGCGGCGTGCTCGTCGCCATCGTGCTCGGCGCGGCGCTCTTTTCGACCTTCTCGCTCATGATCGCCTGCCTCGTCCGGTCGCGCGAACGCTTCATGGGCATCGGTCAGGTCATGACCATGCCGCTCTTCTTCGCCAGTAACGCCATCTACCCGATCTCCATCATGCCCACCTGGCTCAAAATCGTCGCCCATATCAACCCACTCTCCTACCAGGTTGACCTCCTCCGCGCGTTGATGGTCGTCGGCGGCACGAGCACTTTCGGCATCGGGATGGATTTTCTGATGTTGATTGGAATGCTTGTTGCGCTGATCGTCGTGACATCGAAATTGTATCCGACGATTGTGCAGTAA
- a CDS encoding phytoene desaturase family protein: MDLRDLHCIVIGAGIGGLAAGALLARRGVQVVVLEAQRYPGGCVATFSTGGYRFDAGATVGCGFHSGGPLDRLGRELGIEWPVHAEPLAWQYRHRDLRLDLLSSRDSIISRFPRSKAFWEEQGKIARLLWQLSVEALPWPVSGVRDVADLASRSLAALPDSAQLLPFMRRTAWDWLRQHRLHADPDFVRFIDAQLLISVQTTSLYANALNAAIALDLPMAGTWSVQGGIGTIAQWLVDSIERDGGAVLYGKKVTRLDTINREVLGVETADGDALATDMVVANLTPDSFILLDDSAPESEVPAPSGWSAFMLYLGVDSSLFERAGADHLQIVAPEGELGECRSLFVSASPAGDAGRAPEGQRAVTVSTHTRPERWFEALRQGREAYEALKREYTDRALALLYEQLPEARGAIRSMIAATPHSWEQWTGRHRGLVGGYAQTSLFGARGPATKYTNLFLVGDSIFPGQSLPGVVTGARRTVELVLRRAAKLGR, encoded by the coding sequence ATGGATTTGCGTGATCTGCACTGTATCGTCATCGGCGCCGGAATCGGCGGGCTTGCCGCCGGAGCGCTGCTGGCGCGGCGTGGCGTGCAGGTGGTGGTGCTCGAAGCACAACGCTACCCTGGAGGCTGCGTGGCCACGTTTTCGACCGGAGGCTACCGGTTTGATGCGGGCGCGACGGTCGGGTGCGGCTTTCACTCCGGCGGGCCGCTCGACCGGCTTGGCCGCGAACTCGGCATCGAGTGGCCGGTTCACGCCGAGCCGCTGGCCTGGCAGTACCGCCATCGCGATCTTCGTCTCGATCTGCTTTCCTCGCGTGACTCGATCATCTCGCGATTTCCCCGCTCGAAAGCTTTCTGGGAAGAGCAGGGCAAGATTGCCCGACTGCTCTGGCAGCTCTCCGTGGAAGCTTTGCCGTGGCCGGTTTCCGGCGTTCGGGATGTTGCCGATTTAGCCAGCCGCTCGCTTGCAGCATTGCCGGATTCTGCGCAGCTTCTGCCCTTCATGCGACGCACAGCCTGGGACTGGCTCCGGCAGCACCGACTCCATGCCGATCCGGACTTCGTGCGCTTCATCGACGCCCAGCTGCTGATTTCCGTGCAGACCACCTCTCTCTACGCCAACGCGCTTAACGCGGCCATTGCGCTCGATCTGCCGATGGCTGGCACGTGGAGTGTGCAGGGGGGAATCGGCACGATCGCCCAGTGGCTCGTTGACTCGATCGAGCGCGACGGCGGGGCGGTGCTGTACGGCAAAAAGGTGACCCGGCTCGATACGATCAACCGTGAGGTTTTGGGCGTCGAAACCGCCGATGGCGATGCCTTGGCAACCGATATGGTTGTGGCCAATCTTACGCCTGACTCATTCATTCTTCTCGACGATTCCGCCCCGGAATCCGAAGTTCCAGCCCCCTCCGGTTGGAGCGCCTTTATGCTTTACCTCGGCGTAGATTCGTCGCTTTTCGAACGGGCAGGAGCCGATCATTTACAGATCGTCGCACCGGAGGGGGAGCTGGGCGAGTGCCGCAGTCTTTTCGTTTCGGCCTCCCCGGCAGGCGATGCCGGACGAGCACCGGAGGGTCAGCGAGCCGTCACCGTCTCCACGCACACCCGCCCGGAGCGCTGGTTCGAGGCGCTGCGGCAGGGTCGCGAGGCGTATGAAGCGCTGAAGCGGGAGTACACCGATCGGGCGCTCGCGTTGCTTTACGAGCAGCTTCCGGAAGCTCGCGGTGCGATTCGTTCGATGATAGCCGCCACGCCGCATTCGTGGGAACAGTGGACGGGCCGTCATCGCGGGCTGGTCGGCGGCTATGCGCAGACCTCGCTCTTCGGCGCGCGCGGGCCAGCCACGAAGTACACCAATCTCTTCCTCGTCGGCGATTCGATCTTTCCAGGTCAGTCGCTGCCCGGCGTCGTCACCGGAGCACGCCGGACGGTGGAGCTGGTGCTGCGGCGAGCCGCGAAGCTGGGGCGGTGA
- a CDS encoding B12-binding domain-containing radical SAM protein → MTIALTIFPCFSDKTLPLGLACLKSVLDGEGIESEVFDFDLLLSIEDPALYYQLHRLGASPGAALDDRMINFIGYRPDLTLAALFTPPEEARKRFETDGLEQLFDKLDHFLERAVTRLLATEPEQIWLSTYISNLWVSMLAARKLRERTEATIVFGGPAVFPEEVQRFLIVNGLADRVVVGEGELTARELIRANGRPVAGAAQMIEGEFRYEPRHEWLRPEEFPMPDFKGFPFADTPFDAYLRRRFEGLPVSFSRGCVNGCIYCSEKQIWKRFRHLSPEASVERLAAYKQRFGIGLFYICDSLINFSEAWLSEFCDLILSSDLQPLFTFAFCDLKHLKPELTAKMAAAGFTRITFGLESASENVLTRMHKKLDLDLARENIVAATRNGLSIHVSTIINFPGEQTADALDTIRFFREIDRELAGNNLPMTHLPRRSLSNRFRLEPASAIYLHPEHYGIRMETTGASWTPLAEESAFLAKRWRSSDDQEQLEWNAYLLSGFSKNPRPWHLHDSQYRKQAEAIAPLIDKEKHRFTLSPHVVLRQSTPENGLILHDYREEFQLDDWQSQVIRLLAKKASLHEITEKITALTEAKSAGAIRDFVLFLYVRGIARIT, encoded by the coding sequence ATGACCATCGCTCTCACCATCTTTCCCTGCTTTTCGGACAAAACGCTCCCGCTCGGCCTGGCTTGCCTGAAAAGCGTGCTGGACGGCGAGGGCATCGAAAGTGAGGTGTTCGATTTCGACCTGTTGCTGAGCATCGAAGACCCGGCGCTCTACTACCAGCTCCATCGCCTCGGAGCCAGCCCCGGCGCGGCGCTCGACGACCGGATGATAAACTTCATCGGCTACCGCCCCGACCTCACCCTTGCGGCACTCTTCACCCCGCCCGAAGAGGCGCGAAAGCGGTTCGAAACGGACGGACTTGAACAGCTTTTCGACAAGCTCGACCACTTCCTCGAACGCGCGGTCACGCGGCTGCTCGCAACGGAGCCGGAGCAAATCTGGCTCTCCACCTACATCAGCAACCTCTGGGTTTCGATGCTCGCCGCCCGCAAACTGCGCGAACGCACGGAAGCGACAATCGTGTTCGGAGGCCCGGCGGTGTTCCCCGAAGAGGTGCAGCGTTTTCTGATTGTGAACGGTCTGGCCGACAGGGTCGTCGTGGGCGAAGGTGAACTGACGGCGCGGGAGCTGATCCGCGCGAACGGCAGGCCGGTGGCGGGCGCGGCGCAAATGATCGAGGGGGAGTTCCGGTACGAGCCGCGCCACGAATGGCTGAGGCCAGAGGAGTTCCCGATGCCCGATTTCAAAGGATTCCCATTCGCGGACACGCCCTTCGACGCCTACCTGCGGCGGCGCTTCGAGGGCCTCCCGGTCTCCTTTTCGCGCGGCTGCGTCAACGGCTGTATCTACTGCTCCGAAAAGCAGATATGGAAGCGCTTCCGCCACCTCTCGCCCGAAGCCTCCGTCGAACGGCTCGCCGCGTACAAACAGCGCTTCGGCATCGGTCTCTTCTACATTTGCGACAGCCTCATCAACTTCAGCGAAGCGTGGCTGTCGGAGTTCTGCGACCTGATTCTGTCGAGCGATCTGCAACCGCTCTTCACCTTCGCCTTCTGCGACCTGAAGCACCTCAAACCGGAGCTGACCGCAAAGATGGCTGCGGCGGGATTCACGAGGATCACCTTCGGCCTCGAAAGCGCGTCCGAAAACGTGCTGACGAGAATGCACAAAAAGCTCGATCTCGACCTCGCCCGCGAAAACATCGTCGCGGCAACCCGCAACGGGCTGTCGATCCACGTATCAACCATCATCAACTTTCCGGGCGAACAGACCGCCGACGCGCTCGACACAATCCGGTTTTTCAGAGAGATCGACCGTGAGCTTGCTGGCAACAACCTGCCGATGACGCACCTGCCCCGCCGAAGCCTCAGCAACCGCTTTCGGCTCGAACCCGCCTCGGCGATCTACCTGCACCCGGAGCACTACGGCATCCGCATGGAAACGACCGGAGCATCGTGGACGCCGCTTGCTGAAGAGAGCGCCTTTCTGGCCAAACGGTGGCGTTCGTCCGACGACCAGGAGCAACTGGAGTGGAACGCTTACCTGCTTTCCGGCTTTTCAAAAAACCCGCGACCGTGGCACCTGCACGACAGCCAGTACAGAAAACAGGCCGAAGCCATTGCCCCGCTCATCGACAAGGAAAAGCATCGCTTCACACTCTCGCCGCATGTCGTATTGCGACAATCGACTCCCGAAAACGGGCTCATCCTGCACGATTACCGCGAAGAGTTCCAGCTCGACGACTGGCAATCCCAAGTTATCAGGCTGCTGGCAAAAAAAGCTTCTCTCCATGAAATTACGGAAAAGATCACCGCCCTCACCGAAGCGAAATCGGCTGGCGCAATCAGAGACTTCGTGCTTTTCCTCTATGTGAGAGGCATCGCCCGAATCACCTGA
- a CDS encoding c-type cytochrome, producing the protein MMKSVKTAMLVAAMVGMGTAAQAAQTPSVELGKKLFNDPTLGGATGTKTCASCHPNGKGVENAWQNPKLVQQINTCIAGALRGKPLPLESVEMKSLILYHQSLNPSSSLGK; encoded by the coding sequence ATGATGAAAAGTGTGAAAACGGCGATGCTTGTCGCTGCGATGGTTGGCATGGGTACTGCTGCTCAGGCCGCACAAACTCCCTCCGTGGAGCTTGGCAAAAAACTGTTCAATGATCCGACACTTGGCGGCGCGACTGGAACCAAAACCTGTGCGAGTTGCCACCCGAACGGCAAGGGAGTCGAAAATGCGTGGCAGAATCCGAAGCTCGTCCAGCAGATCAATACTTGCATTGCCGGGGCGTTACGCGGCAAACCCCTGCCGCTTGAATCGGTTGAGATGAAATCGCTGATTCTCTACCATCAGTCTCTTAACCCCTCCTCTTCGTTGGGCAAATAA
- a CDS encoding TIGR03915 family putative DNA repair protein, whose product MNKYLYDGTPEGLVSAIGAILESGDDPEKTVLGIRQDTLFEEGLFLRTDSAFAEALFGRLRQRAPDAVQTLWYFTMAETSELETSLLRYIALAFEHGDRVNGYLTHPDVKAVVAIARKAGRELHRMKGLLRFEQLRDGSWLARMEPDHNVIQPLARHFSRRLRAQEWFIYDARRHSAAHWNGHALSFGNLEQFSRPKLSPEERVVQQHWQTFFKTIAIPERKNPRLQQSNMPAKYWKYLTEKQGE is encoded by the coding sequence ATGAACAAGTATCTCTACGACGGAACGCCTGAAGGACTGGTATCGGCCATTGGCGCGATTCTCGAAAGCGGTGATGATCCTGAAAAGACTGTGCTTGGTATCCGGCAGGACACGCTGTTCGAGGAGGGGCTGTTCCTGCGCACCGACTCCGCTTTTGCCGAAGCGCTTTTCGGGCGGCTCCGGCAGCGAGCGCCCGACGCTGTGCAGACGTTGTGGTACTTCACGATGGCCGAAACCAGCGAGCTGGAGACGAGCCTGTTGCGCTACATCGCGCTCGCCTTCGAGCACGGCGACCGGGTCAACGGCTATCTGACGCATCCTGACGTCAAGGCGGTCGTTGCAATCGCCCGCAAGGCCGGGCGCGAGCTGCACCGCATGAAAGGGCTGCTGCGCTTCGAGCAGCTCCGCGATGGTTCCTGGCTGGCGCGGATGGAACCTGACCACAACGTCATCCAGCCCCTCGCCCGCCACTTCAGCCGCCGCCTGCGCGCGCAGGAGTGGTTCATCTACGACGCTCGCCGCCACAGCGCCGCCCACTGGAACGGCCACGCACTCAGCTTCGGTAATCTCGAACAGTTCAGCCGCCCGAAACTCTCCCCGGAGGAACGGGTCGTGCAGCAGCACTGGCAAACCTTCTTCAAAACCATCGCCATTCCCGAACGCAAAAACCCCCGCCTTCAGCAATCCAACATGCCTGCGAAGTACTGGAAGTATCTCACTGAAAAGCAGGGGGAGTGA